A part of Prolixibacteraceae bacterium genomic DNA contains:
- the malQ gene encoding 4-alpha-glucanotransferase codes for MNKKQRYSGVLMHISSLQGADMTGTLGVESYQFVDFLHHARSKVWQILPLGRTDNSHSPYQCYSSFAGNEYYIDLAFLHGRGWLPELPTYFGNQEVTNRVDWDEVKKRKRISLLDAFEGFRYQNQFDSRDYLSFWERHRYWLEDYSLFMALTEHYEGLTWDEWPEEISKRNQSALSQAYYDLESDVLYHRFVQYVFFMEWELLRQYASSKSVEMMGDLPLYVAYHSADVWVHPDQFQLNDAFQMVNVGGVPPDSFNDQGQHWGNPLFDWDQMAKDNYQWWCSRLGFQLHLYDRLRIDHFRGLSSYYAIEASRKDGIEGEWMEADGLQMLSKLPTVFHDRIIAEDLGVIDKPVVALRDHFQFDGMGVFQFGFNGDRSNVHLPMHYSDRCCAYIGTHDNPTYTEWVDSLAPEAVSLFEAYVGTANDSFKQVVRLLMQSHANGVILQMQDLLGLGESARMNTPGTIIGNWQWRMTDKLLPEISWLQEMIDIYDR; via the coding sequence ATGAATAAGAAACAGAGATATAGTGGCGTATTGATGCATATTAGCTCACTACAGGGAGCGGATATGACAGGGACATTGGGAGTGGAATCTTATCAATTTGTTGATTTTCTTCATCACGCAAGAAGTAAGGTTTGGCAAATCTTGCCTCTAGGACGAACAGATAATTCACATTCGCCCTACCAATGTTATTCGAGTTTTGCAGGAAATGAATATTATATCGATCTGGCCTTTCTTCACGGAAGAGGATGGTTACCTGAACTACCTACATATTTCGGAAACCAAGAGGTTACGAATAGGGTTGATTGGGATGAAGTAAAGAAGAGAAAACGAATTTCATTGTTAGACGCTTTTGAAGGTTTCCGTTATCAAAATCAATTTGATAGTAGAGATTACCTTAGTTTTTGGGAACGTCATCGTTATTGGTTAGAGGACTATTCCCTTTTTATGGCTTTAACAGAACATTATGAAGGTTTAACTTGGGATGAGTGGCCTGAAGAGATCTCTAAACGCAACCAAAGTGCTTTATCTCAAGCCTACTATGACTTGGAGTCAGATGTGCTTTATCACCGTTTTGTTCAGTATGTTTTTTTTATGGAGTGGGAACTTCTACGTCAATATGCTTCGAGTAAGAGTGTTGAAATGATGGGAGATCTGCCGCTATATGTTGCATATCATAGTGCAGATGTATGGGTACATCCTGATCAATTTCAATTGAATGATGCCTTTCAAATGGTGAATGTTGGAGGTGTTCCACCGGATTCATTTAACGACCAAGGTCAACATTGGGGTAATCCTCTTTTCGATTGGGATCAGATGGCCAAGGATAATTATCAATGGTGGTGTTCAAGACTAGGTTTCCAACTTCATCTATATGACCGTTTACGCATAGATCACTTTAGAGGATTAAGTTCATATTATGCCATTGAAGCGAGTCGTAAAGATGGTATCGAAGGCGAGTGGATGGAAGCAGATGGACTACAGATGCTATCCAAACTACCAACTGTTTTTCATGATCGTATTATCGCAGAAGACCTAGGGGTGATTGACAAACCAGTGGTAGCTTTACGAGATCATTTCCAATTCGATGGCATGGGCGTATTTCAATTTGGTTTTAATGGAGATCGATCGAATGTACATCTACCGATGCACTATAGCGATAGATGTTGTGCTTATATTGGCACCCATGACAATCCTACTTATACTGAATGGGTGGATTCACTCGCGCCAGAGGCTGTAAGTCTATTTGAAGCTTATGTAGGAACTGCAAATGACTCATTTAAACAAGTCGTTCGGTTATTGATGCAATCCCATGCCAATGGTGTGATCTTACAGATGCAAGATTTATTGGGCTTGGGCGAAAGTGCTCGAATGAATACGCCAGGTACAATAATAGGAAATTGGCAGTGGCGCATGACAGACAAGCTCCTTCCAGAGATCTCATGGCTACAAGAGATGATTGACATCTATGATCGCTAA
- a CDS encoding glycoside hydrolase family 88 protein produces MKFKELVYSTLAVVLLMSCGVNKETFIKSNTDFADKQFTNAINASNDINLIPRSIKEDGSLKSVKVYNWTSGFFAGDLWYMYKLTGDQKWKKEAIKRTEVLDTIQYWSGNHDVGFMIGDSYGLGYRFADMKEYGPVIVQTAESLIKRYSDKTKAIKSWNYRKAWDKKTEWFYPVIIDNMMNLELLYEASIISGDNKYAKIATQHALTTMKNHYRKDFSCFHVIDYDVETGKVKDKATCQGFADNSAWARGQAWGLYGYVLCYRYTKDKQFLEFAENIAEYILNHPNMPEDLVPYWDYNVFDKGYTAEWNYDPKHKLIGSRDASAAAITSSALFELAELTGNTHYKKSAEKMLISLSDNYKARPNNKYFILDHSVGSFPHNGEIDVPLSYADYYFLEALYRFKETK; encoded by the coding sequence ATGAAATTTAAAGAACTTGTCTACAGTACACTTGCTGTAGTACTGCTTATGTCATGTGGAGTCAATAAAGAGACCTTTATTAAGTCTAATACAGATTTTGCAGACAAACAATTTACCAATGCAATCAATGCATCTAATGACATAAACCTAATTCCGAGATCAATCAAGGAAGATGGCAGTTTGAAGAGTGTTAAGGTGTATAATTGGACAAGTGGATTTTTCGCTGGCGACCTGTGGTATATGTATAAGTTAACAGGCGATCAAAAGTGGAAAAAAGAAGCGATCAAAAGAACGGAAGTATTAGATACTATTCAATATTGGAGCGGCAACCATGATGTCGGTTTCATGATTGGGGATAGTTATGGTTTAGGATATCGTTTTGCAGATATGAAAGAGTATGGTCCTGTAATTGTTCAAACGGCAGAATCTTTGATAAAACGATATAGCGACAAAACAAAGGCAATCAAATCATGGAACTACAGAAAAGCATGGGATAAGAAAACAGAGTGGTTCTATCCTGTGATCATCGATAACATGATGAATCTTGAATTGTTATACGAAGCAAGTATTATCAGTGGTGATAATAAGTATGCTAAGATTGCAACACAGCATGCTTTGACCACCATGAAGAACCACTATCGTAAAGATTTTTCATGTTTTCATGTAATCGACTATGATGTAGAGACAGGAAAAGTGAAGGATAAAGCCACATGTCAAGGGTTTGCTGATAATTCTGCATGGGCTAGAGGACAAGCTTGGGGACTGTATGGTTATGTTTTGTGTTACAGATATACCAAAGACAAGCAGTTTCTAGAATTTGCAGAGAATATTGCAGAATATATTCTTAATCATCCTAACATGCCTGAAGACTTAGTACCTTACTGGGATTATAATGTATTTGATAAAGGATATACTGCAGAGTGGAATTATGATCCAAAGCATAAACTGATCGGATCAAGAGATGCTTCAGCAGCTGCCATCACCTCTTCTGCTCTATTCGAATTGGCCGAATTAACTGGTAATACTCACTATAAAAAGAGTGCAGAGAAGATGTTGATCTCTCTATCTGATAATTACAAGGCACGACCAAATAACAAATATTTTATCCTGGATCATAGTGTAGGAAGTTTTCCTCATAATGGAGAAATTGATGTGCCACTATCGTATGCCGATTACTATTTCCTTGAAGCACTATACCGTTTTAAAGAAACAAAATAG
- a CDS encoding alpha/beta fold hydrolase — protein MNTNIANLHYRKMGKGDPLIILHGLYGSSDNWISIAKALESKFTIYLVDLRNHGKSQHKSTHSFEDMTNDLLAFINEQGIQKTSLLGHSMGGKVVLHFALQYPEMVDHLILADIVPRNYRDNPGRANQADQHKEILQGLLSVDLEKLKSRKEVDEFLQPIIENEALRDFLLKNLKNNLSEGKLQWRLNLQVLFDAIGGLMSSVNYQDIQNMDKIPQLDITLIRGLRSWYIADEDVTKVKELFPSLRVYNIPDAGHWLHAQQPQLVVDAILDTTNKN, from the coding sequence ATGAATACCAACATAGCAAACCTTCACTATCGCAAGATGGGCAAGGGGGATCCGTTGATTATTCTTCATGGTCTATACGGTTCATCTGATAACTGGATCTCTATTGCCAAAGCATTAGAGTCAAAATTCACAATCTATCTTGTGGATTTACGTAATCATGGTAAGAGTCAACATAAGTCTACCCACTCTTTTGAGGATATGACGAATGACCTTCTCGCTTTTATCAATGAGCAAGGGATTCAGAAAACGTCACTTCTTGGACATAGCATGGGAGGAAAAGTGGTGCTTCATTTTGCACTTCAATATCCTGAAATGGTTGACCATCTTATTTTGGCAGATATCGTACCACGAAACTATCGAGATAACCCTGGTCGTGCAAATCAAGCAGATCAACATAAAGAAATTCTTCAAGGACTTTTATCTGTCGATTTAGAGAAGCTAAAAAGTCGTAAAGAGGTCGATGAATTCCTTCAGCCTATCATTGAAAATGAGGCATTAAGAGATTTTCTTTTAAAGAACCTAAAGAATAATCTTTCGGAAGGTAAACTACAGTGGAGACTTAATCTTCAAGTTCTATTCGATGCCATTGGCGGTTTAATGTCTAGTGTTAATTATCAGGATATTCAAAATATGGATAAGATCCCACAATTAGATATTACGCTGATTAGAGGATTGCGCTCATGGTATATTGCTGACGAAGATGTAACAAAAGTGAAAGAGTTGTTTCCATCTCTTCGAGTATACAATATTCCTGATGCTGGTCATTGGTTACATGCACAACAACCACAACTTGTTGTGGATGCCATTTTAGATACTACGAATAAGAATTAA
- a CDS encoding pyridoxine 5'-phosphate synthase codes for MTRLSVNINKIATLRNSRGADMPNVVNAAINAEKFGAEGITVHPRPDERHITYQDVDDLSKVVTTEFNIEGYPNKKFMELVLKYKPTQVTLVPDAPDAITSNAGWNTIDNKSFLSEIVQELRNADIRTSIFVDPDPKMVEAAANIKASRVELYTEPYAAMYSIDRDAAIKDYIEAADVAYMNGLAINAGHDLNLENLAYFAQQIPILAEVSIGHALISDAIYLGMELTILKYKECLRR; via the coding sequence ATGACTAGACTTAGTGTAAATATAAATAAAATTGCCACGCTTAGAAACTCTCGTGGAGCAGATATGCCGAATGTGGTTAACGCAGCAATAAATGCTGAAAAATTTGGTGCAGAAGGGATCACTGTTCATCCTCGTCCTGATGAAAGACATATTACATACCAAGATGTAGACGATCTTTCGAAGGTGGTTACTACCGAATTTAATATTGAGGGATATCCCAATAAAAAATTCATGGAATTGGTTTTGAAATACAAGCCAACCCAAGTAACCCTTGTTCCTGATGCACCTGATGCCATCACTTCTAATGCAGGATGGAATACTATAGACAATAAGTCATTTTTGTCCGAAATTGTTCAAGAATTACGTAATGCAGATATTCGTACTTCTATTTTTGTAGATCCAGACCCTAAAATGGTCGAAGCTGCTGCAAACATCAAAGCCAGTCGTGTGGAACTCTATACTGAACCCTATGCTGCGATGTACTCCATTGATCGTGATGCTGCGATCAAAGATTATATCGAAGCTGCTGATGTTGCTTATATGAATGGTTTGGCAATCAATGCAGGACATGATTTGAACCTTGAAAACCTGGCGTATTTTGCACAACAAATACCAATTCTTGCTGAAGTGTCTATTGGACATGCACTCATCTCCGATGCCATTTATCTTGGCATGGAGCTTACTATATTGAAATATAAAGAGTGTCTCCGACGCTAA
- a CDS encoding DUF6266 family protein, giving the protein MAVLFNGILGGFKGKVGSVVGAKWKGIQTMRSLPEVVKRRHKSERCRHDRACFGKAAILMRDALKLVRVGFGVQKKQRTAYVAAMSENRKFFYWEDDQVKIDFPQIKLSRGNLPRLDHFTIHNDLEDKLVVQWDWHESFYLNKVFCDLFLFVCREDLDYTKCYKADAKASDLHFEIPITNDMKGHQLHIYGFYGINNELKTDRFSGTSYVTITL; this is encoded by the coding sequence ATGGCTGTCTTGTTTAATGGAATCCTTGGTGGATTTAAAGGAAAAGTTGGAAGTGTTGTAGGTGCAAAATGGAAAGGTATTCAAACCATGCGTTCTTTGCCAGAAGTGGTGAAAAGAAGACACAAGTCAGAGAGATGTCGACATGATAGAGCGTGCTTTGGGAAGGCTGCTATTCTTATGAGAGATGCTCTTAAATTGGTTCGTGTAGGTTTTGGTGTGCAAAAAAAACAACGAACGGCATATGTTGCCGCAATGTCTGAGAATAGAAAATTCTTCTATTGGGAGGATGACCAAGTTAAAATAGACTTTCCACAAATAAAATTATCCAGAGGTAATTTGCCTCGCCTAGACCATTTTACAATCCATAATGATCTCGAAGATAAGTTAGTGGTGCAATGGGATTGGCATGAGAGCTTCTATTTGAATAAGGTGTTCTGTGATCTCTTTCTTTTTGTTTGTAGAGAAGATCTCGATTATACAAAGTGCTATAAAGCAGATGCAAAGGCTTCAGATCTCCATTTTGAAATTCCAATAACCAATGATATGAAAGGGCATCAACTACATATATATGGGTTCTATGGGATTAATAATGAACTTAAGACAGATCGTTTTTCTGGAACCTCTTACGTTACTATTACGTTGTAG
- a CDS encoding sulfatase, with the protein MKKTIALLLFATLGCSVYAKEKEKNRRPNIIFLLTDDQRYDALGCMGNTEIKTPNIDRIASKGVRFTRHYNTTAICMASRASIMTGLYEHKHGCNFMHGAMYPDRFDNSYPMILKREGYAVGFAGKFGFGVKESTDYLHNSYEDLPVERFDWWAGWTGQGYYETHKNKYLTQYAKAYPHVSSALGAAGSDFIKKYGDKNTPFCLSISFKAPHTPVRPDPQFDDVYADTKFTPSQNYWVDNGAHLAEQSRGGRQFKILKNQWKPGVYDKSLAKYYQQIYGVDQAVGMLVETLEKEGIADNTIIIYTSDNGYHCGSHGFGGKVLTYEEGARAPLIIYSPKAKAKRRECNALTGNIDMAPTILNLADVKVPKNMDGVSLKKLLDNPEREMKDHQMLIQAWGSDPIHSLSVVSNRYKYTYWPYGEGMAPQEELFDLKVDPYEMRNISGEKGSHKILKKMRKAYDKYVAGWESEAVSVNSYKQYAQIYNRHIPWADKKELMTYNDYWTNKIKAKRLAKRKKR; encoded by the coding sequence ATGAAAAAAACAATTGCTTTACTCTTATTTGCTACCCTTGGATGTAGTGTATATGCAAAAGAGAAAGAGAAAAATCGTCGACCTAATATTATCTTCTTATTAACGGATGACCAAAGGTATGATGCGTTGGGATGTATGGGGAATACGGAGATTAAAACCCCCAATATAGATAGAATTGCTAGTAAAGGGGTCCGTTTTACCCGTCACTATAATACCACTGCTATATGTATGGCAAGCCGAGCTTCTATTATGACAGGCTTGTATGAGCATAAACATGGATGTAATTTTATGCATGGAGCCATGTATCCTGATAGATTTGATAACAGCTACCCTATGATTCTTAAGAGAGAGGGATATGCTGTTGGTTTTGCTGGTAAATTTGGTTTTGGAGTGAAAGAGAGTACTGATTATTTACATAACTCTTATGAGGACTTGCCAGTGGAGAGGTTTGATTGGTGGGCAGGCTGGACAGGTCAGGGCTATTATGAGACGCATAAGAATAAGTATTTAACTCAATATGCAAAGGCGTATCCGCATGTATCAAGTGCTTTGGGAGCCGCAGGATCGGATTTTATAAAAAAGTATGGTGATAAGAATACTCCTTTCTGTTTATCTATTAGTTTTAAAGCGCCCCATACCCCTGTTAGACCTGATCCCCAATTTGATGATGTGTATGCTGATACAAAGTTTACACCAAGCCAAAACTATTGGGTTGATAATGGAGCTCATCTCGCAGAACAATCTAGAGGAGGTCGTCAGTTTAAGATATTAAAGAATCAGTGGAAGCCAGGGGTTTATGATAAGTCACTTGCAAAATACTATCAGCAAATTTATGGTGTAGATCAAGCTGTCGGTATGTTAGTGGAAACATTAGAGAAGGAGGGAATAGCAGATAATACGATCATCATTTACACCTCTGATAATGGGTATCATTGTGGTTCGCATGGTTTTGGAGGAAAAGTATTGACATACGAAGAGGGGGCAAGAGCACCACTGATTATCTACTCCCCAAAAGCAAAAGCGAAGCGTCGTGAGTGTAATGCATTAACAGGAAATATTGATATGGCTCCTACAATTTTGAATTTGGCTGATGTAAAAGTGCCTAAAAATATGGATGGGGTGAGCTTGAAGAAGCTGTTGGATAATCCTGAGAGAGAGATGAAAGATCATCAGATGCTTATTCAGGCATGGGGTAGTGATCCGATTCATAGTCTAAGTGTTGTATCCAATAGATATAAATATACTTATTGGCCTTATGGAGAGGGTATGGCTCCACAAGAAGAGTTATTTGATCTGAAGGTTGATCCTTATGAGATGAGAAATATATCAGGTGAGAAAGGGAGTCATAAAATCTTAAAAAAGATGCGCAAGGCATATGATAAATATGTTGCTGGTTGGGAATCAGAAGCTGTTAGTGTAAATAGCTATAAGCAGTATGCACAAATATATAATCGCCATATTCCTTGGGCAGATAAAAAAGAGTTGATGACGTATAACGATTATTGGACCAATAAGATAAAAGCAAAGAGACTTGCAAAGAGAAAGAAACGCTAG
- a CDS encoding sulfatase-like hydrolase/transferase yields MRLFRCTVFFYCLLCCLYYVRGEDNRPNVILVMADDMGWGDTGYNGHPRIKTPNLDSMAEAGFCLNRFYAAGPVCSPTRGSCLTGRNHNRFGISQANKGHLKKEEICLAEVFKIHGYQTGHFGKWHLGTLFDNYSGKGAKRQPELNYMTPGMSGFDEWFSTEFAVATYDPYKQSKLHEFKGDMRRGYVHNGKVIPQVLNGCDSKIIMDKALPFIETCVKDTKPFFVVVWFHAPHAPIVGHPKYMKELYADCDKDKQSYYSVITALDVQVGRLRKELRRLGVANNTMVCFSSDNGPEGDGKMKGRYQGSASVLRGRKRSLYEGGIRVPGIIEWPDRVEEGMVSDAPMVSSDYFVTCMDILGYTVADDRPYDGISLMPLFDGKKCKRGSNIGFWFENGHQEALIGDHYKLVHNRSTKRSRSDNSTVPLYEYELYDVVKDPSETENIISSEPSVAREMKKELSLFIRSCKKSNAGEDY; encoded by the coding sequence ATGAGATTATTTAGATGTACTGTATTTTTTTACTGTCTGTTATGCTGCTTATATTATGTTAGAGGTGAGGATAATAGACCTAATGTCATTTTGGTGATGGCAGATGATATGGGCTGGGGAGATACAGGATATAATGGACACCCCAGAATAAAGACCCCTAATTTGGACTCTATGGCGGAGGCTGGATTTTGTTTGAATCGTTTTTATGCGGCAGGACCCGTTTGTTCTCCGACTCGAGGAAGTTGTTTGACAGGGCGAAATCATAATCGATTTGGAATATCTCAAGCCAATAAAGGGCATCTAAAGAAAGAAGAGATCTGTTTGGCAGAGGTGTTTAAGATACATGGATATCAAACGGGTCATTTTGGGAAGTGGCATTTAGGAACTTTGTTTGATAATTATAGTGGAAAAGGGGCAAAGCGACAACCTGAGTTGAATTATATGACGCCAGGTATGTCTGGTTTTGATGAGTGGTTTTCGACTGAATTTGCTGTGGCAACTTATGATCCTTATAAGCAGAGTAAATTGCATGAGTTTAAGGGCGATATGAGGCGAGGCTATGTCCATAATGGCAAGGTTATACCTCAGGTGTTGAATGGATGTGATTCAAAAATTATTATGGATAAGGCTTTGCCATTTATTGAAACATGTGTGAAAGATACCAAACCATTCTTTGTTGTCGTTTGGTTTCATGCACCGCATGCTCCAATTGTTGGACATCCTAAGTATATGAAAGAGCTCTATGCGGATTGTGATAAAGATAAACAGAGTTACTATAGTGTGATCACAGCCCTTGATGTTCAAGTCGGGAGATTGCGAAAAGAGTTGAGACGATTGGGTGTTGCGAACAATACTATGGTCTGTTTTAGTAGTGATAATGGCCCCGAAGGTGATGGTAAGATGAAAGGAAGATATCAAGGTTCAGCATCCGTTTTACGAGGGAGAAAGCGTAGCTTATATGAGGGAGGTATTCGTGTTCCAGGAATCATTGAATGGCCTGATAGAGTAGAAGAGGGGATGGTCTCAGATGCTCCAATGGTGAGTAGTGATTATTTTGTCACATGTATGGATATTTTGGGATACACGGTGGCTGATGATAGGCCGTATGATGGGATTAGCTTGATGCCTCTCTTCGATGGGAAGAAATGTAAAAGAGGTTCTAATATTGGCTTTTGGTTTGAGAATGGACATCAAGAGGCATTGATCGGAGATCACTATAAGTTGGTTCATAATAGATCCACGAAGCGAAGTAGATCGGACAACTCAACAGTGCCTTTATATGAGTATGAACTGTATGATGTTGTAAAGGACCCGAGTGAAACAGAGAATATTATCTCTTCGGAGCCTTCTGTAGCCCGAGAGATGAAAAAAGAGCTGTCGCTCTTTATCCGTTCATGTAAGAAAAGTAATGCAGGAGAGGACTATTAA
- a CDS encoding MFS transporter, which translates to MTCVILAPNLLPMARLFDGPDAIIKSQLLVVAPALSALLLSVVWTKIRIPHHFWGKLLFLISLLVYGITGVLCYWESTFTAMFITRLILGVAMGLISMLLVQRGHLYMSEAKERIFVRTQGIVVGISIMFLILLSGWLSEMSWNMPFLIYLLAFVPIMYGLWMYIQGIGLHPRKVDRPQKYFMNQKFWMLIGGVFLFVMYMTFYFLQLPFLVERLPYTDHMQTAGLLGLLVILFILGGTFYSPIYHYIGREKIYYLTLVIIGLGTYILSTSFDINRVFLSLLFVGTGAGLLFTTAYSSIRHHIPSDVYGLWKYKLLTVVFLAQSLAPMVIYACKGDVFVRLFFMGMAFVILLLIIVVFSVRLLLRNLNQRRES; encoded by the coding sequence ATGACGTGTGTTATTTTGGCGCCGAATCTTCTGCCAATGGCACGTTTATTTGATGGTCCCGATGCAATTATTAAGAGTCAATTACTGGTAGTAGCCCCTGCACTAAGTGCTTTACTACTGTCAGTGGTATGGACCAAAATTAGGATTCCGCATCATTTTTGGGGTAAGCTATTGTTTCTTATCTCCTTATTGGTCTATGGCATAACAGGAGTGCTTTGTTATTGGGAATCGACCTTTACTGCGATGTTTATCACTCGTTTAATATTAGGTGTTGCCATGGGGCTGATTTCAATGTTACTGGTGCAAAGAGGTCATTTATACATGAGCGAAGCCAAAGAACGTATTTTTGTACGAACACAAGGTATTGTTGTTGGTATATCGATCATGTTTTTAATTCTACTTTCAGGATGGTTAAGTGAGATGAGTTGGAATATGCCATTTTTAATCTACTTGCTAGCTTTTGTACCAATCATGTATGGTTTATGGATGTATATCCAAGGGATAGGACTACACCCAAGAAAGGTGGATCGACCACAGAAATATTTTATGAATCAAAAGTTCTGGATGTTGATTGGGGGAGTATTTTTGTTTGTGATGTATATGACGTTCTATTTCTTACAACTGCCATTCTTAGTGGAACGTCTCCCCTATACCGATCATATGCAGACCGCAGGTCTTTTAGGTCTACTCGTTATACTATTTATTCTAGGAGGCACATTTTACAGTCCTATTTACCACTATATTGGACGAGAGAAGATATACTATCTCACGTTAGTCATTATCGGCTTAGGAACCTATATTCTAAGTACTAGTTTTGATATAAACCGTGTTTTTCTGTCGTTGCTTTTTGTAGGAACTGGCGCAGGTTTACTATTCACTACTGCCTACAGCTCCATCCGTCACCATATTCCTAGTGATGTCTATGGACTTTGGAAATACAAATTATTGACGGTTGTTTTTCTTGCCCAGAGTTTGGCACCGATGGTGATCTATGCTTGTAAGGGAGATGTTTTTGTCCGACTATTTTTTATGGGGATGGCTTTTGTGATTCTGTTACTTATCATCGTTGTATTCTCTGTTCGACTTCTTCTTCGAAACTTAAACCAACGAAGAGAATCATAG
- a CDS encoding alpha-L-fucosidase, which translates to MEYKADWESLSKHKASPEWFADAKLGIYFHWGIYSVPAYGDEWYPFRLYQTKETDIQKHHKETYGSIESFGYHEFARMFKAEYFNASEWVQLFQDAGAKFVGPVAEHHDGYSMWESNVTPWNSMDIGPHRDILGEIKKEVEKRDMKLIATFHHARQLQRNNPTNFTGRNRASHYRNIPGTATASNDSLLALLYGNLPEEDWNERVWYGKLKEVIDNYQPDIIWFDSWLDQIPEKYRKKFCAYYLNQAEKWGKEVVIVRKQQDLPLSFTVDDLEKSRKNKKEDHIWMTDETISKGSWCYTNNLKIKRAQDLIHVLADIVSKNGVLLLNVSPKADGTIPFDQQEVLREMGKWLKKYGEAIYKTHPWYTYGEGPTKEPVGHYDNRKKFLKIKYSEKDIRYTTNGNTIYATLLGKATPERVVHLKSFDRSHKDNFKQIKDIKLVGSSSKVKWRLKKEGLYITLPNDIPNQMASVLQIDVKEI; encoded by the coding sequence ATGGAGTATAAGGCAGATTGGGAATCTTTATCAAAACACAAAGCATCACCTGAATGGTTTGCCGATGCAAAATTGGGTATTTATTTTCATTGGGGTATTTATTCTGTTCCAGCGTATGGAGATGAGTGGTATCCATTTCGATTATATCAAACCAAAGAGACCGATATCCAAAAACATCACAAAGAGACATATGGATCTATTGAGAGCTTTGGGTATCATGAATTTGCTAGAATGTTTAAAGCCGAATATTTTAATGCATCAGAATGGGTTCAATTATTCCAAGATGCTGGTGCAAAATTTGTAGGCCCTGTAGCCGAACATCATGATGGTTATTCCATGTGGGAAAGTAATGTTACACCATGGAACTCGATGGATATTGGACCACATCGTGATATACTGGGTGAAATCAAAAAAGAGGTAGAAAAACGTGATATGAAACTCATCGCGACATTTCACCATGCAAGACAATTACAACGTAATAATCCTACTAATTTCACAGGGAGGAACAGAGCTTCACATTATAGAAATATACCTGGCACAGCTACTGCAAGTAACGACTCTCTATTGGCACTTTTGTATGGTAACCTTCCAGAAGAAGATTGGAATGAAAGGGTATGGTATGGGAAACTAAAAGAAGTAATCGACAATTATCAACCAGATATTATTTGGTTTGATTCATGGTTAGATCAAATTCCGGAGAAGTATCGAAAGAAATTTTGTGCTTATTATCTTAATCAAGCAGAAAAATGGGGCAAGGAAGTAGTTATTGTTCGAAAACAACAAGACCTTCCACTAAGTTTCACTGTTGATGATCTAGAAAAGTCACGTAAGAATAAGAAAGAGGACCACATCTGGATGACTGATGAAACAATAAGTAAAGGTAGCTGGTGTTATACGAATAATTTAAAGATAAAGAGAGCACAAGATCTCATACATGTATTAGCAGATATCGTTAGTAAAAATGGAGTTCTCTTATTAAATGTTTCCCCTAAAGCAGACGGAACTATTCCTTTTGACCAACAAGAAGTATTGAGAGAGATGGGGAAATGGTTAAAAAAATATGGAGAAGCAATATATAAAACTCACCCCTGGTACACTTATGGAGAAGGGCCAACCAAAGAGCCTGTAGGCCATTATGACAATAGAAAGAAGTTTCTTAAGATCAAATACTCAGAAAAAGATATACGTTATACGACCAATGGCAACACTATTTATGCCACCTTACTTGGGAAAGCAACACCAGAAAGAGTTGTACATTTAAAATCATTCGACCGCTCTCATAAAGATAATTTCAAACAAATTAAAGATATTAAGTTGGTTGGATCTTCATCAAAAGTTAAATGGAGACTTAAAAAAGAAGGTCTTTACATTACATTGCCGAATGATATACCAAATCAAATGGCTTCCGTTCTTCAGATCGACGTCAAAGAGATTTAG